A region from the Vibrio fortis genome encodes:
- a CDS encoding LysR family transcriptional regulator, which yields MDKYRNMQLFCSVVDKGSFSKAAKSLGITPAIVGRHIAALEDSLGFVLLNRTTRSMHLTPGGKAYYEGAKAVLSDIEQLEDSLATAHQNNPEGLIRLSAPDAMGSFLMKAIKEFRNEYPGIRFDLALSNHHINLIEEEIDLSIRFSFELQDSSYIATKLGESEFGLYAAPSYIEQYQAPTDYTELMDHDCLHMGNSRDGDYWTLTIDGKSLSYRQPWVAVISDTHTLIQATLDGMGIAMIPSVFVNPHVKRGHLVQIENVANFPIVNIYGMYPTRKHVPFRLSLFLKFLKANFTRIITS from the coding sequence ATGGATAAGTACCGGAATATGCAGCTGTTTTGCTCTGTTGTCGATAAAGGGAGCTTTTCTAAAGCGGCAAAATCACTGGGTATCACACCTGCGATTGTTGGTAGACATATTGCCGCGTTAGAAGACTCACTAGGATTTGTGTTGTTAAATCGCACAACGCGCAGTATGCACCTTACACCGGGAGGCAAAGCCTATTACGAGGGGGCGAAAGCGGTGTTAAGTGATATTGAGCAGCTCGAGGACTCATTGGCGACAGCACATCAAAATAACCCAGAAGGGCTCATTCGTTTGTCCGCACCTGATGCCATGGGATCTTTTTTAATGAAGGCTATCAAAGAGTTTCGTAACGAATATCCAGGTATTCGTTTTGATTTAGCTTTGTCGAACCATCATATAAATTTGATTGAGGAGGAGATAGATCTGAGTATTCGATTTTCCTTCGAACTTCAGGATTCTTCTTATATCGCAACTAAGCTCGGAGAGTCAGAATTCGGCCTTTATGCGGCTCCTTCATACATAGAACAATATCAAGCTCCAACTGATTATACTGAGCTGATGGATCACGATTGTTTACATATGGGGAATTCAAGAGATGGGGATTACTGGACACTCACCATTGATGGAAAAAGCCTTTCCTATAGGCAGCCTTGGGTCGCTGTTATTTCAGATACACACACGTTAATTCAAGCGACTTTAGATGGAATGGGGATTGCGATGATACCAAGTGTATTCGTTAATCCCCATGTGAAGCGCGGGCATTTAGTTCAAATTGAAAATGTTGCCAATTTTCCGATAGTGAATATCTATGGTATGTATCCAACTCGCAAGCATGTACCGTTTCGCTTATCGCTATTCTTGAAGTTTTTAAAGGCGAATTTTACTCGCATCATTACTTCGTAG
- a CDS encoding MBL fold metallo-hydrolase, whose amino-acid sequence MSLTSKLTTLSLVLGMATSVSAADSFDPSKPVMTKLKDGIYQYSQFFYNSLVVVTDEGVIITDPSGDARSAQMMKEIRRVTTQPVKKVIYSHDHFDHSRGGKIFKDQGAEFIAQENCTDLLSRDLEQKVAYPTTTYRDDMTISLGGKQIDLHYYGKNDGNCMSIVHMPEDKVLVAVDWHLPQYLVSSGRLIEQDYVATLNTIKRVREELEFDTIVNGHIPVDSPELLKESEEFAQALFDAVWKGLQEGKSVDELKTSIKLPKFRHWNGYEEHLSAHVERMAYSIWHGN is encoded by the coding sequence ATGTCTCTTACTTCAAAACTCACCACTCTTTCTCTGGTTTTAGGAATGGCGACCAGTGTCAGTGCTGCTGACAGTTTCGATCCTTCTAAACCGGTAATGACAAAACTGAAAGATGGCATCTATCAATATTCTCAGTTTTTTTACAACAGCTTGGTTGTTGTTACCGACGAAGGGGTGATCATCACCGATCCCTCTGGAGATGCTCGCTCAGCACAAATGATGAAAGAAATCCGCCGTGTGACAACGCAACCCGTTAAAAAAGTCATCTATTCTCACGACCACTTTGATCATTCCCGTGGGGGAAAAATCTTCAAAGATCAGGGGGCTGAGTTTATTGCACAAGAAAACTGCACAGACTTACTCTCTCGAGATTTAGAACAAAAAGTGGCTTACCCAACAACGACTTATAGAGATGACATGACTATCTCATTGGGTGGGAAACAAATCGACCTCCATTACTACGGTAAGAATGATGGTAACTGTATGAGTATTGTGCACATGCCTGAAGACAAAGTTCTTGTTGCCGTTGACTGGCATTTACCACAGTACCTGGTGAGCTCAGGTCGTTTGATTGAACAAGACTACGTCGCAACATTAAATACGATTAAACGTGTTCGAGAAGAACTCGAATTCGACACTATCGTCAATGGCCATATTCCGGTCGATTCACCTGAGCTTCTAAAAGAGAGTGAAGAATTTGCCCAAGCTCTATTTGACGCGGTTTGGAAAGGGCTACAAGAAGGAAAATCTGTCGATGAGCTTAAAACGTCGATAAAACTTCCTAAATTCCGTCATTGGAATGGTTACGAGGAACACCTATCCGCTCATGTTGAGCGCATGGCTTACTCAATTTGGCATGGTAACTAA
- the grxB gene encoding glutaredoxin 2, with protein MKLHVFDSCPFCVRVKTVIGLKNLNCEIKPMTLGQLPASLDGKLERLTVPVLELHQPHDRESSLMVESLDIIRYLDQLDKPLFEGYEISEPLQDLLTRLYPVSAQLLYPRMPKLNLPELASPSALKMFTESRKNALGQSIDQALARTKEYLPELQQLLEELESFIELDDFISGKRALSIDDVVIFAEIRSYTMIAELEMSERLMKFVHTIASRSGVSLYPKISE; from the coding sequence ATGAAATTACATGTATTTGATAGTTGCCCTTTTTGTGTCCGAGTTAAGACCGTTATTGGACTGAAAAACCTGAATTGTGAAATCAAGCCAATGACACTAGGTCAGCTACCGGCATCTCTAGACGGTAAGTTAGAGCGTTTGACTGTTCCTGTACTTGAACTACACCAGCCCCATGATCGTGAAAGCTCACTAATGGTCGAGAGCCTAGATATCATTCGTTACTTGGATCAACTAGATAAGCCGCTATTTGAGGGTTATGAAATATCAGAACCGTTACAAGATCTTCTGACGCGACTCTACCCGGTATCTGCACAACTTCTATACCCGAGAATGCCGAAGCTGAATCTCCCTGAGCTTGCATCACCGTCGGCACTCAAGATGTTTACCGAGTCACGCAAAAACGCTTTGGGCCAATCAATTGATCAAGCGTTAGCAAGAACTAAAGAGTACCTACCAGAGTTACAGCAACTTTTAGAAGAGCTCGAATCATTCATTGAGCTTGATGACTTTATATCTGGCAAGCGAGCGCTGAGTATCGACGACGTTGTCATATTTGCTGAGATAAGAAGCTACACCATGATTGCTGAACTTGAAATGAGCGAACGCCTTATGAAATTTGTACACACCATTGCATCACGTTCAGGCGTGTCTTTATATCCAAAAATCAGCGAGTAA
- a CDS encoding multidrug effflux MFS transporter encodes MANNKILPLLVIFSLIPLGPLAIDVYLPSFPQMIESFAASDSEIRQTISIYILALGVSQLIAGPVSDRKGRKFSAMLGLFMYAAGSLLVVASSSLNMLYAARAIQGVGASFTMITAMAWIRDNYEGDAAGKWLSYMGGVTSAVPTIAPLIGSGLALFWGWTAGFYLMAGLAILLFVLSAMALKSQPSVKTTMEVEDTEALQCNVRDILSNRSFLVYSLTNMLSFGALLTYISVAPIVAISEGGFSQVQFSVMFGIIGGVQILSSLIAPKLMKAFGRRNTVRLGTVIIVIGGIGLLFIAPNATYLFFVLSALGAAGFSLLSGSATSLALESFKYCAGLATSIDGFLRMIGGALLVAISGLMGVSGISTLAAVMLLSILPVILVTLDNRIVNAASRSVG; translated from the coding sequence ATGGCAAACAACAAAATTCTTCCTCTGTTGGTAATTTTCTCACTCATACCTTTGGGACCACTAGCGATTGATGTCTATTTGCCATCTTTTCCTCAAATGATTGAGAGCTTTGCTGCCTCCGACAGTGAAATAAGGCAGACCATTTCAATCTACATTCTGGCTTTGGGGGTCAGTCAACTCATTGCTGGGCCGGTCTCTGACCGTAAGGGTCGAAAGTTTTCAGCAATGCTTGGCTTGTTTATGTATGCCGCCGGTAGCTTGTTGGTTGTCGCTTCGTCCTCCCTAAATATGCTGTACGCCGCGCGAGCAATTCAAGGTGTCGGAGCGTCTTTCACCATGATTACGGCAATGGCTTGGATACGTGATAACTATGAAGGAGACGCTGCTGGAAAGTGGTTGAGCTACATGGGTGGCGTGACCAGTGCTGTTCCGACAATTGCTCCGCTAATTGGTAGCGGGTTAGCACTATTTTGGGGCTGGACCGCTGGCTTTTACCTCATGGCTGGCTTGGCAATATTGCTTTTTGTGCTCTCTGCAATGGCTCTTAAGTCGCAACCGAGTGTTAAGACAACAATGGAGGTAGAGGATACCGAGGCTCTACAATGCAACGTACGAGATATATTGAGCAATCGAAGTTTTTTGGTGTATTCGCTGACAAACATGCTCAGTTTTGGCGCCTTATTAACCTACATCTCTGTCGCCCCCATAGTGGCAATAAGTGAAGGTGGGTTTTCTCAAGTACAGTTCTCTGTGATGTTCGGGATCATTGGAGGCGTTCAAATACTGTCTAGCCTGATTGCCCCCAAGCTAATGAAAGCGTTTGGTCGTAGAAATACCGTGCGTTTAGGTACTGTGATTATCGTTATCGGTGGCATTGGATTGTTATTCATTGCACCGAATGCCACATACCTATTCTTTGTTTTATCGGCATTAGGCGCCGCGGGGTTCAGTCTTCTTTCTGGCTCAGCGACATCATTGGCACTCGAGTCATTTAAGTACTGTGCTGGTCTAGCGACATCAATTGATGGTTTTTTGAGAATGATTGGTGGTGCGCTGCTTGTAGCAATTTCAGGATTGATGGGCGTTAGCGGTATCTCTACATTAGCCGCGGTGATGTTGCTATCAATACTGCCCGTTATATTGGTTACTTTGGATAATCGAATCGTGAATGCCGCAAGTAGAAGCGTAGGTTAG
- a CDS encoding LysR family transcriptional regulator: MKNLNLNLVTTFYTVVKNNSFSQAADELMLSKSVISKQVRQLENELQCTLIQRTTRTLSLTEHGQYLYHRYSKILDDIKEAHDVIDQRNETLSGSFKVRLPIVLEHDLDLMQKISSFAQAYPKVELEFTYGYTLDDLVSDGIDLAFHIGDMPDSSFRCRKIKDIGTKVVASKSYLEQNGTPTIPSDLKKHRCMNYRSCLTKDKWRFNFTDESHEFVELNSTIRSDSEAMLVEMAKSGVGVACALDFLVNDYLKREELVNLLTDYTWSTELYFVYPSSVVASHKVRTFIDHVLQ; the protein is encoded by the coding sequence ATGAAAAACTTGAATTTAAATTTGGTCACTACCTTTTATACCGTAGTGAAGAACAATTCGTTCTCTCAGGCTGCGGATGAGCTGATGTTGTCCAAATCTGTTATCAGCAAGCAAGTTCGTCAGTTAGAGAATGAATTGCAGTGTACGCTCATTCAGAGAACGACCAGGACGTTATCCTTAACAGAGCATGGACAGTATCTTTATCACCGATATTCAAAGATTCTTGATGATATTAAAGAAGCTCACGATGTTATCGATCAACGTAATGAGACTTTGAGTGGCTCTTTTAAGGTGCGTCTCCCGATCGTTCTTGAACATGATTTAGACCTCATGCAAAAAATCAGTTCGTTCGCTCAAGCATACCCTAAGGTAGAACTTGAATTTACGTACGGCTATACATTGGATGATCTCGTGTCTGATGGAATCGACTTGGCCTTTCATATCGGTGATATGCCGGATAGCAGCTTTCGATGTAGAAAGATCAAAGACATCGGTACCAAAGTGGTCGCCTCAAAGAGTTACTTAGAACAAAATGGTACGCCAACCATCCCGTCTGACTTAAAAAAACATCGCTGTATGAACTATCGAAGTTGTCTCACGAAGGATAAATGGCGATTTAATTTTACGGATGAGTCTCATGAGTTTGTTGAATTGAATTCAACGATACGGTCGGACTCTGAGGCGATGCTAGTCGAAATGGCCAAAAGTGGAGTAGGCGTTGCATGTGCACTGGATTTTCTGGTTAATGATTACCTAAAACGAGAAGAGCTTGTGAACTTATTAACGGACTATACTTGGTCAACTGAATTGTATTTTGTTTACCCGAGCTCTGTTGTTGCATCACACAAGGTTAGAACGTTTATCGACCACGTTTTGCAATAG
- a CDS encoding adenosylhomocysteinase, translating to MTNITHDVADLALAPEGTKRIDWARAHMPIMRSLITRLEKEQPFKGLTIGICLHVEAKTGVWMEALTKGGARVVLTGSPGSTQDETAAALVKDYGVHVFSHRNESFEDHMRYCENVLSFNPDIIADNGADLHELVFTHPEFEHLQATLLGATEETTTGANRLREDFNSDKWSTLIINDTMSKRIIENRFGVGSSVVDGIMRATNVMLHGKKVVVIGYGYCGSGTAQRLRGMGAHVTVVENNSLTKLEAHMEGFYTSTLEKALPDADMVVTITGRDDVLRKEHFELMRDKTIIANAGHFQREINLPQLKSMSESVNRIRPHVTAYQIAGENKELFVLSDANLVNLSAGDGNPIEIMDLGLALQTLSLERIALNAKSLTKTPQPVPYDIEMMVAELACEHWINH from the coding sequence ATGACGAATATCACCCATGACGTAGCAGATTTGGCGCTTGCGCCTGAAGGTACTAAACGAATCGATTGGGCGCGTGCACACATGCCGATTATGCGAAGTCTTATTACGCGCTTAGAAAAAGAACAGCCCTTCAAAGGGTTAACCATCGGCATCTGTCTTCATGTTGAAGCCAAGACTGGCGTATGGATGGAAGCTCTAACAAAAGGTGGAGCCAGAGTTGTTTTAACCGGTTCTCCGGGGTCGACCCAAGACGAAACCGCAGCGGCATTGGTGAAAGATTACGGCGTTCACGTATTCTCTCATCGCAATGAATCGTTTGAAGATCACATGCGCTACTGTGAAAACGTTCTTAGCTTTAATCCAGACATCATTGCTGACAACGGTGCGGACTTACACGAACTTGTGTTTACTCACCCTGAGTTTGAGCACTTGCAAGCCACGTTGCTAGGGGCAACAGAAGAAACGACGACAGGCGCTAACCGCCTCCGTGAAGACTTCAACTCCGATAAGTGGTCGACGTTGATCATCAACGACACCATGTCTAAGCGCATCATTGAAAATCGCTTTGGCGTAGGTTCGTCGGTTGTGGACGGAATAATGCGAGCCACCAACGTTATGCTTCATGGCAAGAAAGTTGTCGTCATTGGCTATGGTTACTGTGGCTCTGGAACCGCACAGCGTCTACGAGGAATGGGAGCTCATGTCACTGTGGTTGAGAACAATTCTCTGACTAAGCTTGAAGCGCACATGGAAGGCTTCTATACCTCAACACTTGAAAAGGCACTGCCTGATGCCGACATGGTTGTCACAATCACAGGTCGTGACGATGTGCTACGCAAAGAGCACTTCGAGCTCATGCGTGACAAAACCATCATCGCAAATGCTGGTCATTTCCAACGAGAAATTAACTTACCTCAACTTAAGTCGATGAGTGAGAGCGTTAATCGTATACGCCCGCACGTCACTGCTTATCAAATAGCCGGTGAAAACAAAGAACTGTTTGTGTTATCAGATGCGAACTTAGTCAACCTATCTGCAGGTGATGGAAATCCAATTGAAATTATGGACTTAGGTCTTGCTCTTCAAACGCTTAGTCTTGAGCGTATCGCGCTGAATGCCAAGTCACTCACCAAAACACCGCAGCCAGTACCCTACGACATCGAAATGATGGTTGCAGAGCTAGCTTGTGAGCACTGGATCAATCACTAA
- a CDS encoding endonuclease gives MINRIITLSGVALLCSANAHAQIQNGSFENWEGNTPSGWSVIDSGIAVSPSNVPVTNGSFSAQVTVNTGTQSNTDFLQTISVEQGKTYDFSVDVYHTEGNVKARLFVDGYLGYSNNGLTNQWQALTHSYSATSTKDIVVGVRFYDEAGFDGSEVVYLDNFQPTVTPPTQSCNDTSATLTLVTDNYGSETSWSLKNSVSQTLYSGSDYQNNTTNEVEMCLANGSYTLEVKDSYGDGMCCNVGNGSYSLSVNGTIVASGGDFQSSQSTEFTVGGSTTPPTEPPVLGEYYKDAEGKTGFALKTALHQIIDNHSSQGYTAIWTLVSEADLDAYYETDGSILDMYSEKPSGSDSIQFTKVTDQCGQYSKEGDCYNREHSFPKSWFGGKVEPMNSDGHHLFATDGYVNSKRSNWPFGEVGNATYTSSNGSKLGSAASSLGYVGTVFEPIDEFKGDFARAYFYMATRYENEIASWEGNSTSSNAVLDGTNTTVFEPWLLTMLKRWHSIDPVSQKEIDRNQAVHDFQGNRNPFIDHPEFVSQIWGN, from the coding sequence ATGATAAATAGAATAATAACACTAAGTGGCGTTGCATTACTTTGTTCAGCAAATGCGCATGCACAAATCCAAAATGGAAGTTTCGAAAACTGGGAAGGAAACACACCATCTGGATGGAGTGTAATTGATTCCGGCATTGCGGTTTCCCCCTCTAACGTTCCTGTCACTAACGGCAGTTTCTCTGCGCAAGTAACAGTGAATACAGGCACTCAAAGTAACACCGATTTTCTGCAAACGATAAGTGTTGAACAAGGGAAAACTTATGATTTCTCTGTCGATGTTTACCATACGGAAGGCAACGTGAAAGCTCGCCTTTTTGTTGATGGCTATTTAGGTTACTCAAATAATGGTTTAACGAACCAGTGGCAAGCATTGACTCACTCGTACAGTGCTACAAGCACCAAAGACATTGTTGTGGGCGTACGATTTTATGATGAAGCAGGCTTTGATGGTTCGGAAGTTGTGTACCTAGATAACTTTCAGCCTACGGTCACTCCACCCACTCAAAGCTGTAATGATACCAGCGCCACACTTACGCTAGTGACGGATAACTATGGCTCTGAAACCAGTTGGTCTCTTAAAAACTCAGTTTCTCAAACTCTTTATTCTGGTTCAGACTATCAAAATAACACCACCAATGAAGTGGAAATGTGTTTAGCAAACGGCAGCTATACGTTAGAAGTTAAAGACTCTTATGGCGATGGAATGTGCTGCAATGTGGGCAATGGCTCGTACAGTTTGTCGGTTAATGGAACCATTGTGGCGTCTGGCGGTGATTTCCAATCAAGTCAGAGTACAGAATTTACAGTCGGTGGCTCAACGACACCACCAACTGAACCACCAGTATTAGGCGAGTATTACAAAGACGCTGAAGGCAAAACGGGCTTTGCGTTAAAAACGGCCTTGCATCAAATTATTGATAACCATAGTAGTCAGGGTTACACCGCTATCTGGACATTAGTGTCTGAGGCTGACCTAGACGCATACTATGAGACAGATGGGTCAATTCTCGATATGTATTCAGAGAAGCCTTCAGGTTCGGATTCAATCCAATTCACTAAGGTGACTGATCAATGCGGTCAGTACAGCAAGGAAGGTGATTGTTACAACCGCGAGCACTCTTTCCCGAAAAGCTGGTTTGGTGGAAAAGTGGAGCCAATGAACTCTGACGGTCATCATCTATTTGCTACTGACGGCTACGTTAACTCGAAACGCAGTAACTGGCCATTTGGTGAGGTGGGTAATGCAACATACACGTCAAGCAATGGCTCTAAACTAGGCAGCGCAGCGAGCTCTCTTGGTTATGTGGGTACTGTGTTTGAACCAATTGATGAGTTCAAAGGTGATTTCGCAAGAGCATATTTCTACATGGCAACACGCTATGAAAATGAAATCGCGAGCTGGGAAGGTAACTCTACAAGCTCAAACGCCGTTCTGGATGGAACCAATACCACCGTATTTGAACCTTGGCTACTTACTATGCTTAAGCGTTGGCATTCTATAGATCCAGTAAGCCAAAAAGAAATCGACCGAAACCAAGCGGTACATGATTTCCAAGGAAATCGTAACCCGTTTATTGACCATCCAGAGTTTGTCAGCCAAATCTGGGGGAATTAA
- a CDS encoding AAA family ATPase — translation MKIYISKTLSITDYEGFHLVQDHIGTNFGSPWDDFGYKVTFKLYHVSKGKFNKVGTLKLLIDGQKHTASYFYEKGEQISKNIFDVTEMIGDLTAVSLGESIDYYQKLSFVLGEVQEKVDNLLSHLHDASYLYENIAEFVQFDGYDETIGRDGETTKSLIRKGYHVALGTYETETRFNLQLDEPSETMDPIEFKFNTSKEIAKTNINLLIGENGAGKSYVLKRITEVMSGVHENSHSWPFFHKLIVTAYSPFESFYTKTQLLDMLDKKHEKPKRKRKSKDRRNIQINKYAYIGFKDDRSNFNLNWPKESSVKSIKSIMKYDREENWWNEDNRLKTLKDTLSLCMDFDDIAVKLISTGEFYKVNSQKTKSFNEKKEDFDEKEGLFFLKNNVPISLSSGQEIFSYMIPSLVAEIEDESLIIIDEPELYLHPTLEVALINMLKKLLSETKSSAIIATHSPLIAREVARDGIVILKNNNGYTRAVKPEIQTYGESLEIIIGETFEDFHTDKPFQSEIDQLKQKEGLDNIDSMLSKYSTKIGDEALAYLSASEVDDDIDFEVR, via the coding sequence ATGAAGATTTATATTTCAAAAACTTTATCCATTACAGATTATGAAGGTTTTCACTTGGTTCAAGACCACATAGGAACCAACTTTGGAAGCCCTTGGGATGATTTTGGCTACAAAGTAACATTCAAGCTTTATCATGTCTCCAAAGGTAAATTTAATAAAGTAGGAACTTTAAAATTACTGATCGATGGTCAGAAACACACCGCTTCATACTTCTATGAAAAAGGAGAGCAAATATCAAAGAATATCTTTGATGTAACAGAAATGATTGGAGATCTAACAGCAGTTTCTCTCGGTGAAAGTATTGATTACTATCAAAAACTGAGCTTCGTACTTGGAGAAGTACAAGAGAAAGTTGATAACTTATTATCACACCTTCACGATGCGAGTTACCTATATGAAAACATCGCTGAATTTGTCCAATTTGACGGTTACGACGAAACTATAGGTCGTGATGGGGAAACTACTAAATCATTAATAAGAAAGGGGTATCACGTAGCCTTAGGCACTTATGAAACCGAAACTAGGTTTAACCTACAACTTGACGAACCATCAGAAACGATGGATCCAATAGAGTTTAAATTTAATACATCAAAAGAAATTGCAAAAACTAACATAAATCTTCTAATTGGAGAAAATGGAGCAGGTAAAAGCTACGTTCTGAAACGGATAACCGAGGTTATGTCTGGTGTTCATGAAAATAGTCATAGCTGGCCATTTTTTCACAAGCTAATAGTTACAGCATACTCTCCTTTTGAGAGCTTTTATACTAAAACTCAATTGCTCGATATGTTAGACAAAAAACATGAAAAACCGAAAAGAAAAAGAAAATCAAAAGACAGAAGAAACATACAAATAAATAAATATGCTTATATTGGTTTCAAGGATGATAGAAGCAACTTTAATTTAAACTGGCCAAAAGAATCTAGCGTCAAGTCAATAAAGTCAATAATGAAATATGACCGAGAAGAAAATTGGTGGAATGAAGATAATCGACTGAAAACGTTAAAGGATACACTCTCTCTCTGCATGGACTTTGATGACATCGCTGTAAAGCTCATTTCCACTGGTGAGTTTTATAAAGTAAACAGCCAGAAAACAAAATCATTCAATGAAAAAAAAGAAGACTTTGATGAAAAGGAAGGACTATTTTTCCTCAAAAATAATGTTCCAATAAGCTTAAGTTCAGGACAAGAGATTTTCTCATATATGATCCCTTCTCTAGTTGCCGAAATTGAGGATGAAAGTTTAATAATTATCGATGAACCAGAACTATATCTTCATCCTACGCTTGAGGTTGCTTTAATCAATATGTTAAAGAAGCTATTGAGTGAAACTAAGTCTTCCGCCATTATTGCAACTCACTCTCCCCTAATAGCACGAGAAGTCGCGAGGGACGGTATTGTTATACTAAAGAACAATAATGGGTATACAAGAGCTGTCAAACCAGAAATACAAACCTATGGCGAATCACTTGAGATTATCATTGGAGAGACATTCGAAGACTTCCACACCGACAAGCCTTTTCAAAGTGAAATTGATCAATTAAAACAAAAAGAAGGTCTAGATAACATTGACTCAATGTTATCAAAATATTCGACAAAAATTGGAGATGAAGCTTTAGCCTACTTATCTGCTTCAGAAGTCGATGACGATATAGATTTCGAGGTGAGATAA
- a CDS encoding HNH endonuclease has protein sequence MKYLGHTRVKKKSHKEWLSHATSSKKKNVDDLKDIEDQLIDVYKNYDGIVNSHSKIIHKSRFQKSSDVLKDFYNKPPADLKKELLKRRNEHGLSECPFCGNPVSPNTLDHFIPKSDWPEFAIFPNNLVPQCRDCAPIKGDDYFDDTENLAIFHSPMYHKALSEVTFSIEVEFDQATRAISVTPKIWLTHDINSCAVSVKRLTLHFRGLQVKKRIIAYSNRMIRHWKSLLRKNNFDISDALTTRINERAPNDQDKNWETALYKGILNNQDLVNYLESLTPTVKAEAKKNKVPMHELEL, from the coding sequence ATGAAATATCTAGGTCATACCAGAGTTAAGAAAAAGTCACATAAAGAGTGGTTATCACACGCAACATCCTCAAAAAAGAAAAATGTAGATGATTTAAAGGACATAGAAGATCAACTAATCGATGTTTATAAAAACTATGATGGAATCGTAAACAGTCACTCAAAGATAATACATAAATCTCGATTCCAAAAAAGCTCTGATGTCCTAAAAGACTTTTACAATAAACCACCTGCCGATTTAAAAAAGGAGCTGTTAAAGAGAAGGAATGAACATGGATTAAGTGAATGTCCATTTTGTGGAAATCCCGTTTCACCGAACACTTTAGATCACTTCATACCAAAAAGTGATTGGCCGGAGTTTGCTATCTTCCCAAACAACTTAGTTCCTCAATGCCGAGATTGTGCACCTATTAAAGGAGATGACTACTTTGATGACACTGAAAATCTAGCGATATTTCATAGCCCTATGTATCACAAGGCTTTATCAGAAGTAACGTTCTCGATAGAGGTTGAATTTGACCAAGCCACAAGAGCAATCAGTGTAACACCAAAGATTTGGCTAACTCATGACATAAACTCTTGTGCTGTATCCGTAAAGAGGTTGACACTTCATTTTAGAGGTTTACAAGTAAAGAAACGAATTATTGCATACAGCAATCGAATGATAAGACATTGGAAAAGCCTTCTAAGAAAAAATAACTTTGATATATCGGATGCTCTTACAACTCGTATAAATGAAAGAGCACCCAATGATCAAGATAAAAACTGGGAGACTGCACTCTATAAAGGGATTCTTAATAATCAGGATCTTGTTAACTATTTAGAAAGCTTGACTCCTACTGTGAAAGCGGAAGCAAAAAAAAACAAAGTTCCAATGCATGAACTGGAACTTTGA
- a CDS encoding helix-turn-helix domain-containing protein, with product MLSLYTAYDLQMELKEFIKSARKKDKLSVQKMADLSGVPYATIRKFESSGNISLRQFLMLYETVGDLKKVKELTKSSEPEFKSIEDVLRHA from the coding sequence ATGTTATCTCTTTATACCGCTTATGATTTGCAGATGGAACTCAAAGAGTTTATCAAGTCTGCTCGGAAAAAAGATAAACTCAGTGTTCAGAAGATGGCTGATCTCTCTGGCGTACCTTACGCGACGATCCGAAAGTTTGAGTCATCTGGCAACATCTCATTGCGTCAGTTCCTCATGCTTTATGAGACAGTCGGTGACTTGAAAAAAGTGAAAGAGCTGACAAAGTCGTCTGAACCTGAATTTAAATCCATAGAGGATGTGCTTCGACATGCTTAA